From a single Nicotiana tabacum cultivar K326 chromosome 8, ASM71507v2, whole genome shotgun sequence genomic region:
- the LOC142162686 gene encoding uncharacterized protein LOC142162686, protein MVRDCPRLGRGAPPQTSQPQRASQSSRAMVTAPVATPPAQPTRGGGRGGRGRPRGGGQARYYALPARTEAVASNSVITGIILVCHRDASVLFDLGSTYSYVSSYFAPYLGVSRNSLSSPIYVSTHVGDSLVVDRIYRSCLVALSGFETRADLLLLSIVDFDIILGMDWLLPHYAILYCHAKTMTLAMLGVLRVEWRGTLDHTPSRVISFLKDQRMVEKGCDAYLAYVRDASIDTHSVDSVPVVQDFPNVFPADLSGMPPDRDIDFDIDVLPGTQPISIPSYRMAPPELKDQLQELFDKGFIRSSVSPCGAPVLFVKKKDGFMHMCIDYRQLNKVTVKNRYPFPRIDDVFDQLQGTHVFSKIDLRLAYHQLKIREPDIPKTAFRTQYGYSEFLIMLFGLTNALATFMHLMHSVFRPYLDSLVIVFIDDILVYSQSWEDHEQHLRTVLQTL, encoded by the coding sequence atggtgagagattgccccagacttgggaggggtgcacctccgcagacttctcagccacagcgtgcctcGCAGAGCTCTcgggctatggttacagctccagttgctaccccacctgctcagccaactagaggtggaggtcggggaggtagaggtcgccctagagggggaggccaggcccgatactatgcccttcctgcccgtaccgaggctgttgcctccaattctgtcatcacaggtattatactggtttgtcacagagatgcatcggttctattcgatctaggctccacttattcttatgtatcttcttattttgctccatatttgggtgtatctcggaattctttgagttcccctatttatgtttctactcatgtgggagattctcttgttgtggatcgcatttatcggtcgtgtttggttgctcttagtggttttgagaccagagccgatttattgttgctcagcatagtagattttgatattatcttgggcatggactggttgttgccccactatgctattctttattgtcacgccaaaaccatgacgctggctatgctaggtgtactacgtgttgagtggaggggtactttagatcacactcctagtagagttatttcttttcttaaagatcagcgtatggttgagaaggggtgtgacgcgtatttagcttatgtgagagatgccaGTATTGATACCcattcagttgattcagtcccagtagtacaggattttcccaatgtgtttccagctgatctttcgggcatgccgcctgatagagatattgattttgacatagatgtattgccgggcactcagcccatttctattccttcgtatcgtatggctcctcccgagttgaaggatcagttacaggaattgtttgataagggttttattcggtccagtgtatcaccttgcggtgctcctgtcttgtttgtgaagaaaaaagatggttttatgcatatgtgtatcgattatcgccagttgaacaaggttacagtgaagaaccgttatccttttcctcgtattgatgatgtgtttgaccagcttcagggcacacatgtgttttctaagattgacttgcgcttagcttaccatcagttgaagattcgggagccagatatcccgaagactgctttcaggactcagtatggttATTCCGAGTTCCTTattatgttatttgggctgaccaatgcacTAGCcacctttatgcacttgatgcacagtgtgttccggccgtatcttgactcactcgtcattgtctttattgatgatattctggtgtattcccagagttgggaagatcatgagcagcacctgaggaccgtgcttcagactctgtga